The Candidatus Delongbacteria bacterium genome contains the following window.
GCCCGAGGTGGCCGCCACCGTGGAGCGCGTGCGTGCGCGGCAGCTGCCGGTCTTCGAGGCGCGGATGGCGGCGGCCCGGCGCGCGGGTGAGCTGGAGGTTTCGGATGCGCAGCTGCTGCTGCGCGTGCTGGACGCCAGCATCGTCCAGCTGCTGGGCGATGCGCTGGGCGAGGCCGATCCCACCGCCGCGCTGATCCGCAGCGGCGCCCGGATCAAGGCCCACCTGCCCGACCTGCTCCTGCGCGGCCTCCTGCCCCGGAGGACGGAGGCATGAAGCGCCGACCCATCCCCCTGCTTGCGCTGGCCGGCCTGCTGCTGGTGAACGCCGCCTGGTCCGGGCCGCTCAGCCTGGAGCAGGCGCTGGACGAGGCGCTGGCCGGACATCCCGCCGTGCGGGCCGCCGCCGAGCGGGTGGAGCAGCGGCGCGCGGCGGAACGCCAGGCCCGCGGCCACTTTCTGCCCACGCTGCGGCTGGAAGCCACCTATCAGCACTTGGACGCGCCCCTCAGTTTCGACCTGTCCCCCATCCGTTCGGCGATGATCCAGCTGCAGGCCGCCAACCAGACCGAGTTCGCCAACGTCTACGGGCTGCTGCAGGGCAACCCGGCCCTGAGCGCCGGGCAGCGGGCCGAGTTGGCGCAGACCTTCGCCGCCGGACTGGAGGGCCTGCTGCCGCCCTTCGAGTCCGTCCTCAAGGATCAAAACAACCATGGCGCCAGCCTGAGCGGCGTGCAGCCGCTCTTCATGGGCGGCAAGCTGCTGGCCGGACGCCGGGCGGCCCGCGCGGAGGCGGGGGCGGCCCGCGCCGAACTGGAGCGCGCGCGCGCCGACGTGCGCGGCGAGGCCTTGCGGGCCTATCTGGGCGTGCTGCTGCTGCGGGAGGCCTGCGCGGTCCGGCAGGCCGTGCTGGAGGGCATGCGCGCCCACCGGGAGGACGCCCGGCGCCTGCAACAGGAAGGGCTGCTGAATCGCGTGCAGGTGATGCGGGCGGAGGTGGCCGTGGCGGAGGCCGAACGCAAGCTCTTCGACGAGCGCAGCGGGCTGGATCTGGCCGAGCAGGCCCTGCGCCACGCGCTGGGCCGCGCCGCAGACGCGGAGCTCGAGCTGGTGGACAGCCTGCGCTTCCGGGCCCTGGCGGATTCGCTGGATCCCTGGCTGGCGGCGGCTCGCGGGCGTCAGCCCCTGCTGGCGCAGCTGGAGTGCAAGCAGGCCGCCGTGCGCCAGAAGGTGGCGGCCGAACGCGCCGACCTGCTGCCGCGCTTGGCCGGCGTGGGTCGCTACGAACTGCTGGACGAGGACCTCTCGGCCCTGGAGCCGCGCTGGGTGGTGGGGCTGCGGCTGGACTACCCGCTCTTCCAGGGTTTCCGGCAGGCCGCGCGGCTGCAGGAGGCCCGGCACCAGACGCGGGAGGTGGACGACCTGCGCGAGCAGGCCGGGCGCCAGGTGGACCTCTGGGTGCGGCGCGCCTACAGCCAGCTGCGCAGCGCCGAAGAGCGCTACCGGCGGCTGGAAGCCGAAGGCGGATTGGCGCGGGAGAATCTGGCCCTGAACCAGGCCCGCTTCCGGACGGGGCTGGGCACCTCGCTGGACGTGGTGGACGCCTGGCTGCTGGAGGAGAAAATCCGGCTGGAGCGGCTCGCCTCGCTGCAGCAGTACTACCTGGGGCTGTCCGAGCTGACGACGGCCTCCGGACAACCCGAACGCTTCGTGGAGATCTGGCGGAGTGGGGAGGAACGATGAAGACGCGACGTGCGTGGCTGATTCCGGGCATGGCGCTGGCCCTGTGCCTGGGCGGATGCGGGCGGGAAGCGCCCCATCAGGTCGGGCTGGTGGAGATGGCGGAGATCGACGTGGCCTCCAAGATTCCGGGCCGGGTGGACTGTGTGCTGGTCCAGGAGGGGCAGTGGGTGGAGCGCGGCCGCCTGCTGGCCGTGATCCGCTCCGACGAGATCGAGGCGCGGGTGGAACAGGCCCGCGGGCTGCTGGAGGCGGCGGAGGCGCGCCTGCGGATGGCGCGCAGCGGCGCACGCCCGGAGGAAATCCGCGCGATGGCCAGCCAGCTGGAGAGCGCCCGGGCCCAGTTCGAACTGGCCGAGAAGACCTGGTCGCGCGTGCAGGCCGTCTACGCGGACAGCGTGATCTCCACCCAGGAGCGCGACGAGGTGGAGTTCAAGTACCGGGCGGCGCGCGAACAGCTGGAGACGGGCCGGGCCAAACTGGATCTGGTGCGCAAGGGCGCGCGGGACGAGGAGATCGAGGCGGCGCGGGCCCTGGCCCACCAGGCCGCCAACGCGCTGGCCGAGGCCCAGGCCTATCAGCGTGAGACACGGCTGACGGCCCCCCGGGCGGGGCGCGTGCACTCGCTGGTGCTGGACGCGGGTGAGCTGGCAGCCACGGGCGTGCCCGTGGTCACGCTGGTGGACACGACGGATGTCTGGGTCGTGCTGCAACTGCGCGAGGACCAACTGCAGGGGGCCGCCGGCGGGCGGCGCGTGACGGGCAGCCTGCCCGCGCTGGGCGGCCGCCGCGCCGAGTTCGAGGTCACGCGCGTGGCCGTGCTGGCGGACTTCGCCACCTGGCGCTCCACCAGCCGCAAGGGGGATCTGGACCTGCGCAGTTTCGAGGTCCAGCTGCGTCCGCGCACGGCCTTGGCCGGTCTGCGGGCGGGCATGAGCGTGAGATTGGCCTGGTGAATCCGCTTCGCCCGGCGCTCCGCGATCTGGTGCGCGTGGTCCGGCGGGAGGAGGCGCGCCTGCGTCCCGGCCACCTGGGCTGGGCGCTGGCGCCGCTGCTGCTCTTCCTGTTGCTGGGCGCCCTCTATGCCCGGCACCAGGCACGGGACCTGCCTGTCGGCGTGCTGGACCTGGATCGCAGCGTCCTGTCGCGCCAGGTGGTCCGGGCCCTGGACGCCACGCCCTCGCTGGCGGTGACCCGCTCCGTCGCCAGCCTGGAGGAGGGGCTGGACGACCTGCGCGCCGGGCGCATCCTGGGCCTGTTCGAACTGTCCGCGGGCACCATGTCCGCGCTGCAGGCCGGCCGGCCCGCCGGGGTGGGTCTCTACCGCAACACGTCCAACCTGGTGGTGGGCAACCTGCTGCTCAAGGACGGCAGCGCGGCCCTGCGCACGCTGTCCCTGGGAATCGCGCTGCGGCGGCAGCAGGCCCTGGGGGCGGGCGCGTCCGCCGCGACCCGCGTGCAGCCCCTGCGGCTGGACGCGCGCAGCCTCCACAATCCCGCCACGGACTACGAGTTCTTCCTGGTGCCCGGCCTGCTGGGCGCCCTGCTCTTCATGCTGGCCCTGCTGGACGGCGTGGGGGCCTGCTCCGACGAACGGGCCCGGGGCACCCTGCCGGATCTGCTGCGGGCGGGCGGCGACCGTCCGCTTCCCGCGCTGCTGGGCAAGGCCCTGCCCCACCTGCTGCGCCAGGCGCTGCTGGCCGTCCTGCTGCTGGCGCTGGTCTTTCCGCTGTTCGGGATCGGGTCCCGCAGTCCCTGGCCCCTGTTGCTGGGCTGGCTGGTCCTCTTCCAGTGGACCACGCTGGGCCTGGCCTGCGCGCTGGGACTCTGGCTGCCCTCGCGCCTGCTGGCCCTGGAGGCGGCCGTCTTCCTGGGCACGCCGGCCTTCATCTTCTCGGGCTACACCTTTCCGCTGGAGGCCATGCCCGTCCTGCACCGCGTCTTCGCCCGGCTCCTGCCCAGCACGCCCTTTCTGGAGGGCTTCATCGCCCTGTACCAGAAGGGCGCCGGAGCGGGCACGCTGGCCGGGCCGCTGCTCCAGTTGCTGGGCTTCGCCGGCCTGGGCTGGGGCGCCAGCCTGTGGGGCCTGCGACGTGGGGCCGCGCTGCGGGAGGACGCCCGGTGAATGGGTGGAGCCAGAGCTGGAGCGTGCAGCGCGCTGTCACACGGGGTCTGCTCCGGGACCGGGAGTGGCTGCTGGTGGCGCTGGTCTCGCCGCTTTTCTACCTGTTCTTCTACGGCAGCGCCTACCTGCACAAGGTGGAGGCCGATCTGCCGCTGGCCGTGCTGGACCTGGACCGCAGCGCGCTCTCGCGCACCCTGGTCCGCGGCCTGGAGGCCCACCCCATGCTGGCCGTGACCCGCACGCCGGCGTCCGGCGAGGAGGCCCGGCTGGAGCTGGAGCGCGGGCAGGTCAAGGCCGTACTCTGGATTCCCCGGCGGCTGTCCGCCCGCCTGAAGGCCGGGCAGGCCGCGGAGGTGGAGCTGTGGACCGACGCCAGCCGCTTCCTGCCCGCCAACGACGTCAACCGCGCCGTGGGCGAAGTGGTGGGAACGCTGGGGACGGGGGTGGTGATGAAAGGCTGGCGGGCCCGGGGCGCCGGGGCGGACCAGCTGCCCAGCCGGGCGGATCCCCTGCGCCTGGAGCAGCGGCCGCTCTTCAACGAGCGCGACGCCTACGGGGACTTTCTGCTGCCCGTGCTGCTGGGCCTGATCCTGCAGCAGACCCTGCTGATCGCCGTGGGATTGCTGGCCGGCGGCCTGCGCGCTTCGGGCGGGCTGGCCGAGGTGTCCCGGCGGGCCGGGGGCCGGCCGCTGGCCGCGCTGGCGGGCTTGCTGCTGCCGGTCCTGGTCGTGTACGCGGGGCACGCGCTGTTCATCCAGGCCGTGCCCGTGCGCCTCTACGGGCTGGGCCAGGCGGGGAGTCCCGCCGCCCTGCTGCTGCTGACCCTGCTCTTCCTGCCGACGCTGGCCTGCCTGGGCTGGCTGGCGGCCTCCTGGCTGCCCGACCGACTGGCCGTGCTGCAGCTCTTCGTCTTCAGCTCCTATCCGCTGCTACTGCTCTCCGGCACCTCGTGGCCGCTGGAGGCCATGCCCGCCCCATTGGCTCTATTGGCGCGCCTGCTGCCCGGCACGCCCTATCTGCAGGCCCTGGTCCGCGTGACCCAGACCGGGGCCGGCCTGCGCCACATCCGGCCCGAGCTGCTGCTGCTGGCCGGCCAGCTGCTGGTCTACGGCGCGCTGGCGCGCTGGCGGCTGGCCCGGCAGCTGCGCTCCGCCACATAAAATGAGCGCCCGCCGGTCTTGTGGAACCGCGGGCGCCCGCCACAGCAGAAAAGGGTGATCCAACTGTCGCCCGCCCTGGCGGACCTGGCTTCCCAACAGGTCCGGACGGGTGACCCCTCCTACATCGTCCCGCCGGTGGCCCGTCTTTAGTCCCGGCCCGCGGCGCCCGGAAATCCGCTTGCTCCCCTGCCGCCGATCCTGGACCTTGCGACAGGCCGGGCAGGACGCCGGGTCACAGACGGGAGGTCGGCATGCGGGCCCTGTTGCAGCGCGTGGCCAAGGCGGAGATCACCTGCGCGGGCGGACACCGGGCCGCCATCGGGCGGGGCCTGGTGGTGCTGGTGGGCGTGGAGCACAGCGACGGACCGGCAGACGTGCTCCAGCTGCTGGGCAAGCTGCCGCACCTGCGCCTCTTTCCCGACGCCGGCGGGGTGATGAACCTCTCGCTGCTGGAGATGAATTCCGCCGCTGCGGGCCGGCACGTCACGGGGACCCCGGACAGCCCCGGTGAGTTGCTGCTGGTGAGTCAATTCACCCTGCACGCCGACACCCGGCGGGGGCGGCGCCCCTACTACGGCGCCGCGGCCGCTCCCGCCCAGGCCCAGACCCTCCTGGACCAGCTGGCGGCAGGACTGCTCGCGGCGGGTCTGCCGGTGGCGCGCGGCGTGTTCGGCGAGCACATGGACATCAACCTGCTGGCCGACGGACCCGTGACCCTCCTGCTGGACACCCGCGTGGGCTGATTCGCCCCGCCTTCCCAAAGTTAGCCTTGTCTAACAAATCCCGATGCCGCATATTGAGCCGGTCAGATGGAGGTTGTGGCATGGCCTTGCAGCGCTGGATTCGCCGGGGCGGCTGGGTGGGATTCTGGTTTTTCATGTTGAAAGGTGTGTCATGGCTGTTGATTCCCATGTGGATCGCGGGGAAGGGCTGCGGGGCCTGACTGCGCCGGAGAGCGTCCGGGGACCGGGAGGACTGGCGCTGCTGTTGCGCGAGCAGACCGCCGAGCATCACCGCCGCGCGGAGGGCGCCCACTTCCAGCGCCTGTTGTTCGCTGGCCAACTACCACTGGAGCAGTACGTGCGCTGGCTGGAGCAGCTGCGCGCCGTCCACAAGGCCCTGGAGGCCCGACTGTGGCTCAACTGGGACTCCCCGGCCTGGCGCGAGCTGACGGCCCCGGACCGGCGCCGCAGCGTGCAATTGGAGCAGGATCTGCTCAGCCTGGAGCGGACCATCCTGGCGGAGCCCGGCGCGGCCACCCAGCGCTTCCTGGCCCAGCTCGCCAGCCTGCCCGACGACCCGCCGGCCGCCCTGCTGGGTGCGCTCTACGTGCTCGAGGGCAGCAGCAACGGCTCGCGCATGATGGCCCGCGGCCTGCGCGTCGCCTACAACCTGCCGGGCGTGGAGGGCACACGCAACCTGGACCCCTACGGCGAGGCCCAGCCCGTCCGTTGGCAGGCCTTCCGCGCCGCGCTGGACGAGGCCCTGCCCGAGAGCGCCTGGCCCGCGGCCCTGGACGGGGCGCGGATCTGCTTCGAGGCGATCACGCAGATGGGCGAAGATCTGCTGGCCCAGTCCGCCGACTGAGGCCTTCCGCGCCTCCGGCGTGCCGGTGGGCCGCCGCGGTCACGACGCCAGCAGCTTGAAGGCGTGGCTCCACTCGCCGCGCAGGAAACCCGGCAGACACCAGAGCATGACCAGGGGTTCGATGGCCCGGGCGCCGCGCACGTCGCCCATGTCCACGCTCTGCCAGCCGAACTGCGCCAGGATCCGGCCCGCGCTCTCCTTGGCCTTAAGGTCGTCGCCGCAGATGAACATGCTGGGTGGGCCGCCCGGCAGCTCGGGGTTGACCATCAGCGCGCTGCCCACGCAGGAGAAAGCCTTCACCAGCCGGACGGCGGGAAAGGCCTCCTGCAGGCGCTCCAGCAGGGATTCGCCCTCCTCGGTGAACAGGCGCAGCACGCCGCCCTCCGGCGGCAGGTCGGCGATGGGATTGGTGGCGTCCAGCACCACCTTGCCCGCCAGCCGCTCTTCGCCCGCGGATTCCAGGACCGCCACC
Protein-coding sequences here:
- a CDS encoding efflux RND transporter periplasmic adaptor subunit yields the protein MKTRRAWLIPGMALALCLGGCGREAPHQVGLVEMAEIDVASKIPGRVDCVLVQEGQWVERGRLLAVIRSDEIEARVEQARGLLEAAEARLRMARSGARPEEIRAMASQLESARAQFELAEKTWSRVQAVYADSVISTQERDEVEFKYRAAREQLETGRAKLDLVRKGARDEEIEAARALAHQAANALAEAQAYQRETRLTAPRAGRVHSLVLDAGELAATGVPVVTLVDTTDVWVVLQLREDQLQGAAGGRRVTGSLPALGGRRAEFEVTRVAVLADFATWRSTSRKGDLDLRSFEVQLRPRTALAGLRAGMSVRLAW
- a CDS encoding NAD(P)-binding domain-containing protein codes for the protein MKIGVLGSGVVARTLAAGFLRHGHQVCLGTRDTGKLADLQAAQPGLELGSVSAAAEFGELLVLAVKGTAAVAVLESAGEERLAGKVVLDATNPIADLPPEGGVLRLFTEEGESLLERLQEAFPAVRLVKAFSCVGSALMVNPELPGGPPSMFICGDDLKAKESAGRILAQFGWQSVDMGDVRGARAIEPLVMLWCLPGFLRGEWSHAFKLLAS
- a CDS encoding biliverdin-producing heme oxygenase, which gives rise to MAVDSHVDRGEGLRGLTAPESVRGPGGLALLLREQTAEHHRRAEGAHFQRLLFAGQLPLEQYVRWLEQLRAVHKALEARLWLNWDSPAWRELTAPDRRRSVQLEQDLLSLERTILAEPGAATQRFLAQLASLPDDPPAALLGALYVLEGSSNGSRMMARGLRVAYNLPGVEGTRNLDPYGEAQPVRWQAFRAALDEALPESAWPAALDGARICFEAITQMGEDLLAQSAD
- a CDS encoding TolC family protein, whose translation is MKRRPIPLLALAGLLLVNAAWSGPLSLEQALDEALAGHPAVRAAAERVEQRRAAERQARGHFLPTLRLEATYQHLDAPLSFDLSPIRSAMIQLQAANQTEFANVYGLLQGNPALSAGQRAELAQTFAAGLEGLLPPFESVLKDQNNHGASLSGVQPLFMGGKLLAGRRAARAEAGAARAELERARADVRGEALRAYLGVLLLREACAVRQAVLEGMRAHREDARRLQQEGLLNRVQVMRAEVAVAEAERKLFDERSGLDLAEQALRHALGRAADAELELVDSLRFRALADSLDPWLAAARGRQPLLAQLECKQAAVRQKVAAERADLLPRLAGVGRYELLDEDLSALEPRWVVGLRLDYPLFQGFRQAARLQEARHQTREVDDLREQAGRQVDLWVRRAYSQLRSAEERYRRLEAEGGLARENLALNQARFRTGLGTSLDVVDAWLLEEKIRLERLASLQQYYLGLSELTTASGQPERFVEIWRSGEER
- the dtd gene encoding D-aminoacyl-tRNA deacylase, which translates into the protein MRALLQRVAKAEITCAGGHRAAIGRGLVVLVGVEHSDGPADVLQLLGKLPHLRLFPDAGGVMNLSLLEMNSAAAGRHVTGTPDSPGELLLVSQFTLHADTRRGRRPYYGAAAAPAQAQTLLDQLAAGLLAAGLPVARGVFGEHMDINLLADGPVTLLLDTRVG
- a CDS encoding ABC transporter permease — protein: MNPLRPALRDLVRVVRREEARLRPGHLGWALAPLLLFLLLGALYARHQARDLPVGVLDLDRSVLSRQVVRALDATPSLAVTRSVASLEEGLDDLRAGRILGLFELSAGTMSALQAGRPAGVGLYRNTSNLVVGNLLLKDGSAALRTLSLGIALRRQQALGAGASAATRVQPLRLDARSLHNPATDYEFFLVPGLLGALLFMLALLDGVGACSDERARGTLPDLLRAGGDRPLPALLGKALPHLLRQALLAVLLLALVFPLFGIGSRSPWPLLLGWLVLFQWTTLGLACALGLWLPSRLLALEAAVFLGTPAFIFSGYTFPLEAMPVLHRVFARLLPSTPFLEGFIALYQKGAGAGTLAGPLLQLLGFAGLGWGASLWGLRRGAALREDAR
- a CDS encoding ABC transporter permease, whose product is MNGWSQSWSVQRAVTRGLLRDREWLLVALVSPLFYLFFYGSAYLHKVEADLPLAVLDLDRSALSRTLVRGLEAHPMLAVTRTPASGEEARLELERGQVKAVLWIPRRLSARLKAGQAAEVELWTDASRFLPANDVNRAVGEVVGTLGTGVVMKGWRARGAGADQLPSRADPLRLEQRPLFNERDAYGDFLLPVLLGLILQQTLLIAVGLLAGGLRASGGLAEVSRRAGGRPLAALAGLLLPVLVVYAGHALFIQAVPVRLYGLGQAGSPAALLLLTLLFLPTLACLGWLAASWLPDRLAVLQLFVFSSYPLLLLSGTSWPLEAMPAPLALLARLLPGTPYLQALVRVTQTGAGLRHIRPELLLLAGQLLVYGALARWRLARQLRSAT